TCACGAATGAATTCATTCACATCTAATTCACAAAGGTTCAACACCTGGGGCTTGGCGTAGAGCAAAATTTCACTTAGCAGACGTTCTAAACGACTAGCTTCGCTCAGTGCTAATGCTAATCGCTCTTGAGCAGATTCAGCCAGAATGGTTTTTTGGAAATACTTTAATCCCATAATCATTGTAGTCAAGGGATTACGAATTTCATGCACAATAATAGCAGCAAATTCACCAATTGCTGCTAGTCGTTCCTGTTCTAAAAGCTTGGCTTGGGCTGCTTGTAATTCTACGGTGCGTTTTTCTACCTCAGCTTCCAAAATATGATTAAATTGACACTGTTGCTGGTAAAGATGATAGTTGTCAATTGCTGTTGCCGCTCGTTCAGCAAACAATTCCACAATTTGGATATCTTCTTTTGTAAAATCACGTGGCTGATGATTAAAAGAACAGATAGTACCAATCACTTTATTCTCAGCAGTCCTCAATGGTATCCCTAAATATGCACAATAACCTTCTGGAGCTTGTCCATATTCTGGGTATTTTCGAGCATCTTTTACAGCTAATGATTGACCCATTTGGATAACAGTACCAGTTAGTAAACCATGTAGTGAATAAATATGTTCGCCCTCGCCCATTTCGAGACTACTCGCTAGAACAGTTTCAAATCCCTCTTCGCAAAAAGTAACAACTGTCCAATCAACTCTAATAAGTTCGCTGACTCCACAGGCAATATTGTGCAAATAGCTACCTAGTTCGCCAGTCCGATAGTTTAAAGAAGATAAACGTACTATAATTTGCCGCTCACGCTGCCAGGTTTGGTTGTGCAACAATATTTCTTCATCACTGGTTTTGCTCATGGATGCCTATTGCATGGGTTATAAAAATAATTTCAAAAATCGACTGGATAGTTATTTGGGCTAGGCTGTACTAGTTTCATAGAAAAATTTTACTAGAGAGATATGCTATTTGTATACAATAAGCTGATGAATTTTGGCTTGATTAAATGGAAATTTATACAAAAATTAGATAAACAAGAATAAGTGGTGTCAATGTTGCTAGCTGCTTCTAAATATGGTCTTAAAATTATTCCGCCGTCGGCTGTATCTTCGGAGGTATCAGCTAATATAATTAAAAGCGATCGCAGTTAGATACCAAGCAATAGTGTAGGAATAGTGCTGGACTGTCTAAGAGGAGCGATCGCTAACTAAACGAATCAACCTAAACCCAAAGTTGAGCAAAACGTTCAGCCGTCCATCCGACAATATCTGATACCTGCCCATCACCAATTTCTACGATCCGCTTAGTGCCGTCTCTACGTTCTATTACATCCACAGAAAAGAATTGACTTCCAATGCGCTTTGCACACTCTTCAACAATGTCTGGCACTTCTTCATCTTGTAAAGCGGCAAAAGGTTTACCAGACACAACAAAATAACGTTTCTCTGTTTCGGGTACAAAATCTTCAATCCGCCGCACACAAATACCTCCTTCAATACTGCCCCGAAACTTCTGCATTTCAGATATCACTGTTGCGATTTCTGAAGGTTTATCAATTATGGAACCAACTGAAGTTTTGAGAGACTTAACGTAATCTTTGATAAAAAGTTTGTTCCAGCCAAGTTTGTTCAACTCACTCTCTAAATCATCATTGATAGAATAGAATTTAGTCTCTGGAGTTAAA
This genomic interval from Nostoc sp. KVJ3 contains the following:
- a CDS encoding GAF domain-containing sensor histidine kinase produces the protein MSKTSDEEILLHNQTWQRERQIIVRLSSLNYRTGELGSYLHNIACGVSELIRVDWTVVTFCEEGFETVLASSLEMGEGEHIYSLHGLLTGTVIQMGQSLAVKDARKYPEYGQAPEGYCAYLGIPLRTAENKVIGTICSFNHQPRDFTKEDIQIVELFAERAATAIDNYHLYQQQCQFNHILEAEVEKRTVELQAAQAKLLEQERLAAIGEFAAIIVHEIRNPLTTMIMGLKYFQKTILAESAQERLALALSEASRLERLLSEILLYAKPQVLNLCELDVNEFIRELLVCIREMPEALERQIEFIPALPTVKILGDKDKLKQVFINILRNACEAIAVGDIVKWKVDCSHINKVYINVHNGGESIPSEFIAKLSQPFFSTKPCGTGLGLAITKRIVNAHNGELLISSDPLTGTTVSVQLPIVPLLSF
- a CDS encoding ATP-grasp domain-containing protein, translating into MRFLFPSDYFNPKKADAAYLEQVASMEDAGFVTSVVSLELLASGSSKIIPIPYPGSKVVYRGWMLSPSDYELLVSLVESTGASVLTSKVEYLATHYLPNWYPLIADLTPETKFYSINDDLESELNKLGWNKLFIKDYVKSLKTSVGSIIDKPSEIATVISEMQKFRGSIEGGICVRRIEDFVPETEKRYFVVSGKPFAALQDEEVPDIVEECAKRIGSQFFSVDVIERRDGTKRIVEIGDGQVSDIVGWTAERFAQLWV